The Ziziphus jujuba cultivar Dongzao chromosome 5, ASM3175591v1 genome segment atcaaattaacacaatttCAAAATTAGTCTCTTatactgaaaaatattttaatagaagtTGATATTATTCCTAATTTGTCATTAATGCCACAAATTACGCTTGAAATTTGCAGTGGTGTGGACCTCCTTAATGAAAGCTCTTGTGCATTTTTTGCtgctaacaaaaaaaaaaaaaaaaaaaatgttgaatagCTTTAGGGTTGTACTAGCAGTTCCAGGCAGCTTCTATGGGTTTTCTCTCGCACATAGCATAGGAGAATATATCACTAGTTTTcccaaaaatgagaaaaatttcAGCCGTATATCTCAATGTACGAAGTAAATAACCAGAAGGGAGACCAATTTGATCAAAAAAACGAAACTGGGCATCTAATGGCGTCCCTTTTACATTTTTCTTGGTAGTACGAGAAATTGAGTTGGCAGAAAAAAGCTTAAACTCAAATTAACCAAACAAACCAAGGATTAAAGTTCTATTAACAATTCAAATTAAACAAGaattagagaaagagagagaaattagaGAAAGAAATACCAGCAGTATCCCAGAGACCCAGATTCACAGACTGCCCATCAACCAAAACATTGGCACTGAAGTTGTCGAAAACAGTGGGAACATAATCCTGTGAATGAATCGGAGCCCACAAAAGAAAACCCATAAGGAAGAAAATCCATAGAAACCaatacaattgaaaaaaaaaaaaaaaaagggaaagaatgaAATCAAAACCAGCAAAACAGAGAAAACAGAGAAGAGGCATGGGAAAAGTGTATTACTGTTGGGAAAGTATTGCTGGTGTAGGAAATGAGAAGACAAGTCTTCCCAACAGCTCCATCTCCAACTGTCACGCATTTGATAAACTTCGATGTTGATGTTGTAGTAGCAGTAGTAGTGGTATTAGCATTATTAGCCATTTGGGTTATCTGAAAGCCAAACAAAATTCTATCTTTCTCtcttataaaagttttttttttttttcttgggaaaatatttaaagaagtCTTGTGAAAGAAGTCATGgttttctttcccactcttaGTCAAGTTATAGAAAGAGATAGAGtccaaaaaagaatatatatacatatatatttatatatattaaaacaaaaaagttgacaaaattttgcaaaagctTTTTGAGGGGGGGCAACAAAGGCAAAGAAAAGATATTGTGATCAGTGAGTAAGACTGCTTTAATTTGAGCTGTCAGAGAGGCAAAAAGAGGAAAGAAGGTATCAAAGCAAATCAAAGCAAAACCCACCACCAGCCACCAcaacctgaaaaaaaaaaaaaaaaaaaaaaaaaaaaaaacaaacaaacaaacaaacataacaaaccaaattgaaaatacttcctttcaaaaaaaaaaaaaatatatatatatatatatatataaacatattaagGAAAATTTAGAAGCAAAATCGATCTGTCACGCGCTCGCACTGCATGTGGGGTGCAGCTTCCAATACCTTTTGCCGCGcactttggtttttttattttattatcatttttcttttttctgaggATAGGGGGTAGGGGCCAATTACCTTTTGGTACAAGTATAATTAGGGGGAacgaaacccaaaaaaaaaaaaaaaaaaaggtataattAGTGGTAATTAATCAAGTTTCACAAGGATTATAGGAGGATACTCTGTATCACAATCGTGAAGAGTATTATCTGATCTACAAATTTAAAGACCCTAAACGATAAACAAATATTTCTACATAAGAtggatatatatgtttttttttaatccttttgtttgttttcttttaggcGTTGGGGTAAGTTGATGAAAagtaaatgttttgtagatCAAACAAAACCCAAGAATCATCAAGTTTTAATCCTAAtatgtttatcaaaaaaaagttttatttcttATATAGATGGCCATGTAAAAAAGTGAAATATATTAATAACTATTCATAAATTTAACAAACATGAATTAACAACTAATTTGTTTTACCTTGTTCATCACAAATATTAGTCCAcgtatattataaaatattttttaatataaaattattttccaattaaataaacaaaaagcttGGTTTACTAATAGCTAACCTAATGAAATTAATTGAGCTAATTGTCAGACaatgagaaaaaatataaattataaaatttgacttttgatgGCTCTTACCCCACAAAGTGAGACATATCATAAGACGTGACTTGTTTTATGTTTGTGTAGTGTAGGTGATGAATCAAGGCATGATTTTAGTTGCctccaaaaaaaattgattctcCCAACGCATTTCGAAGCTTTTAGAGTGAAGTATATATGTACGTGTCTGCCTGAAATGGCCCGTCTATGTGTCTTTTACATGGTGCAATAATAGAgtcttaattcaattttttttttttttaaaaaaagacaaGAGCAAAATTTCAATTACATAATTACtaacaatattctttttttatttttatatgtcatacactcttttttttttttttttttccaaatataaatcacTAGTTACACTTTTATTTACAGAATTTGATAAACCCGGATTGTATGAACTGAGAATAATTATATTACAGGGGAGTAATtggagagattttttttttttactttttttcccccttgaaGAAAGAAAATTCATTAACCAGAAAGAGAATACAAATCCATATTTGAAAAGCGTTGAAGGGAGTAAAATAAGGGCCAGGCTATATATTATTCTTCTAAAATTTGCTTAATAAgcattgaaatatttaaagcttattattttttgtagaaGTAGAAATATTTAAAGCTTTTAAGTTTGTGAAAAGTTACTAATAAAAAGTACCCTCTCAAAAGATTagaaattttcaattctatatcattttttcttatgaaaaagataaataaaatcctATCAGATAATTAAgatgaaagaaattttttaattaactaatcAAGATGAATGGAATCATTTTTAAGAGTCATTGCATGAAAAATTACCTATtaattcaaatcaaattaattctaTCAAAAATTGGATCAATCAATTATTGGTCAGACCCGCTTGGCTTGATTATCATTGGAATCTAATTTCCAATTTGATTGAGTTTTTTGAATTATTGTATTAGCAATATTCCAATTCAATCACTTCAATTaatcacacacacaaaaaaaaaatcatattatatataaaataaaaagttcaaaagttttagacctcaaaaattaataattaatcggtgaaaattaaattatcagAAAATTGAgcattttctatttattattattatgatgatgatgaagaagaatttAAAAGTGTCATGGGAAACCAATTGATTATTCTGAAATTCTtgttccttcattttttttttttatagatttattttttggggctaTTTTGGTCAATGGGAAAATTTCATTTTGGCCCTTATGTTTTTGTACTTTtatctcaaataaatttatattttagaaattttcactataaccattttatatttcatttttttttctacacgCAATTCagcttattaattatataagtataattcattcattatttttgtttccaaataaatttttaatgcaTGATTAATTTTGTACGGAACTTCTTTTGTAAACgatagaaaaagggaaaaaaaaaaaaaaaaaaggaaaatcggATCCATCCAtgaatgattaattttatacgGAACTTCTTTTGTAacatataggaaaaaaaaaaaaaaaaaagaaaatcgatTCCATCCGTGACTTAAAAATGTTATGAGTTGGTTCATTTTCGAAAGTTGTGACAATTAAATAGTCATAGAAATTTGGTGCTCCTAGGGATTGTCCTAAGTCCATGATTTTGTCATAAATTCCTTTTCAAGTCGTAAATTATTATCCTGGCGTCTAAAGTTATACCCCTTATCTTTTGGATTAATGTTTTTTATATTCCAAAACCATTGtcattgaaatattttatcaaattatctttaatatcaaTAGGACAAGATTCTATCATATTCTGTGCTATGATAGCCTTTTGAttcctttacatatatatggaaGTAATTTCTTCgtcaaactaaaattttattttctaatcaaaCTTTTCAAATATGAATACAATGtaatatacttatatattcAATCAAATCTTATAAAACCCCATCTCTTCCTTTATAAAATCCTTGATATCCATAATCTTTCACTTTCTCTTTTTACCACattcttcttcattcaaaaaaaaaatttcccaaaaaaCTATCCATCTCTTTCCTTTCCTATTTTTTCTTCCACCATGATCGTTCGAACCAACAAGACCATCAAGAAAACCCAAGGCCGCCAGAAGATCGAAATCAAAAAGCTTGAAAACAATAGCAACAAACAAGTCACCTTCTCGAAGCGCCGTGCGGGTCTTTTCAAGAAAGCCGGCGAGCTCAGCATCCTCTGCGGTGCCGAGGTTGCCGCCATCGTCTTCTCTCCCAACAGCAAGGTCTTCTGCTACGGCCATCCGAGCCCCGAGACCGTAATTCAACGCTACATTCACAGCACCACTAGTAGTAACACTTCTAATTCTTCTGAGGCGGCGGTAGCGGCAATGGCTTCGGCCGCCGCTACCTCTGCCGAAAGAGAGTTGGTGCCGATGGAAGAGTTCAACAGGGAGTATAGAGAAGCCATGAAAGAGCTGGAGATAGAGAAAAAGAGAGCGGAGGAGGTGAAACTTGCCGTGGAAGAAAAGAAGTCGGCGTGAAGTGAGAGGTTCTGGTGGGAGGAAGAGGCGGTTGATGGGATGAGGTTGGAGAGTTGGAGCAGTTCATGGCTGCTTTGAAGGAGATGAGAAGGAAGGTTGTGAATAGGACTGAAGAGTTGATGAAGAGTTGCAGTGCTGCTTCAAACGGTGCGGTTTTGGCTCAGCCTCTGCCGGTTTCGGGTTTTCATGGAGCTGGTTGTCTTAATAATCACGGTGGATTTGATGGAGATCATGGTCTTGTTGTTGGTGGTAGTGGTGGAGGAGAAGATGGTTCAACCTTTTTTGGATTTGGATTCGAACGTGGAAAGTTTTgagtgtgcttttttttttttttttttgggtgtatatGCATGGCTGACTTTGGAAGATAATAATGGTTTtagatttttcttaattaatttgttttttcgaTGGGACATTTTTAGGTTTTGTTACATATTGAATAAAACGTATGTTATATGAATAAAGGtattttcagaattttttttatgcacTCTTTTTATCCTACTGGTTCTTTCTTTTATCTATGCATGATGGTTATGTAGATTGCAAttgaattttgaatatataactTCTTAAGGTAAATTATGATATATAATCAGAATTATATTTTGTTCAGTCAATCACGtcaacttgttttttttttgttctttgccaatatttttttatatgtgatTTAGAGAAAGATGATCGCCCAGAGAGTTTCTTTCGTCGAATTCACCTCTCCTACGTCCCATTTTTACATCAGTGGACGGTGTAGACATGATTTGATGAAAGGATCGAGATTTGGAAGAAAGGGAATAAACAGAATACACAGAGTCGACTGATGCCTCTATACTATTGAGAGAGAGATCAGATTGGACCAAAACCGGGCCAGATGGTCAAGGAAATTTCTAAGCACTGGAAATATAatcatttcttattttattgtcctggaattcattttctttcattcccaAACTGGGTAATTGTTACATATACAATCATGGAACTATTCATTGAGCAAGACCCACAATTACTAGAACAGTATATTAAGTAATTCTTgcgaaaagaaaaaacaataagaAAATGTTTGGTATTGGAACTGTTAGATtgataattttatcttttttatttatttttttatttttatttgatgggCGTTAGTGGAACAATCTGTTTGGGTCTTGCTCTGACCAAGAAAATTAAATGGTTATGGGTAGGGCCATTTGAGTATTTTCTTAGGAGACTATAGTCTATAGGAGTTAAGTGAGATTCTTGAATTGTAAAATCATTAAGAGGCTACTTTCAGTGACATTTTTTTTTaggtctttttattttcttttcttaatcaatttaatagaCTCCATGGAAACTCAGTGGAAGTTCCATATGAAATTTTACTTCTAAGAGTTACTTCTTTTGACAACTTGATGCTTTATATATGGACCACCATCTGGTCTAGCTTTCAACTTCCTTTATATAAAGATGGCCTgcttgtgtaattttgtttcactTTAGGCTGAAGACTACACAAAGCCCCTTCCTTTTTAAGCATATGGTGTGTTTGTGGGTATTACTCAGTGAAAGTTTTCCATGTCTACTAGTAGTAAAAGCACAACCAGTTGTAGTGAAGATGATAATGAGCTTAGGAGAGGGCCATGGACAATTGAAGAAGACACTCTCCTGATTCATTACATAGCTCACCATGGTGAAGGAAGATGGAACTTGCTAGCAAAACGTTCTGGTAATCACAAAACTTATCTGCAAGTTGGTTATATTAGCAGAACTTTTTTATGATTCCAACATTAACTTTCCTGTATTGGTTTCCTTTTGTTTCAGGGCTAAGAAGAACTGGCAAGAGTTGCAGTTTGAGCTGGTTGAATTATCTGAAACCTGATGTCAAGCGCTCAAATCTTACTCTAGAGGAGCAGCTCTTGATTCTTGATCTCCATGGGCAACAggtgcatacatacatatatatatatatatatatatatccttatcAATAATCACAACTTGTAACTGACATTGAGTTTTAATGTCCGCAATTTGTTACCATATTATAGCTTTTCATAACTAAACAACTTTATATTTCTGAGAGTTCTTTAGAAACGACCATGCATTGAATGAGAATACGtgaattttgttaatttctttGCGTCATTATACCAAAACTTTGGCTAACAGAATTATTGGAACTTCTCATTTGACAAAAATGACTTTGCACACGGTATTGATGAAAACTATGCATCAAAAGATCTTTAACTTCATCCATTTGTACATTATGGGTGGTCGAAAATTGCACAGTACTTACCTGGGAGGACGGACAATGAAATCAAGAACTATTGGAGGACAAGAGCTCAGAAACAAGCTAAGCATCTTAAGATTGACAGCAAAAGCACAGCATTGCAAGACATCATTAGGTACTTTTGGATGCCAAGGTTGCTTCAAAAGATAGaagaatcatcatcatcatcatcattgccAATCCAAAAATCAGAAATTCCTCTGTCTCTTGACAATGGTACTACTCAACATTCTGCATCAGCATATGCGGCACAAATATGTCCACCGCCACAAATCTCTGTTCAGGGAGATCATCTAAATGCGGATGGACACCAATGGTTTGAACATTCAGGAGCAGATTTCAGATTGGGAAAATTGCACTATTTCATGGATAGACTCTTCAGAATCAATGAATATGTCACAGATATCTCAATTTTCAGAATGCCCACAGACTAGTCCTTTCCATGTCATAGCTAGCAATGCCCACAACACATTGGGAAAGAGCTACTCAAATGTCAACAATGGTTCCTCCATCGATATCTACAATGACGCAAGTTTATCAGCATCCGGGATGTTTGAAAATCCTGCAGGAGATTACCATGTTGAACATAACAGTTGGAATGATAGTGATTTTTTATGTAGCATGTGGAACATGGATGAATTATGGCAGTATAGGAATTAAATGGTAAAGGGAAGCAATAGGATCTTGTTTCTGGGAAACACACAAAAAATTCTTCAAGCTTAAGGCATCCATTAGTTCCTAATTAGCACTCTATCATCGCTCATGTAATGGGCAATTTGTTaattttccattcaatttaAGAAGATGCAAATAACTGTGTTTAAAGTGTTTTGCATATCAAAGTTACTATGTAATTttgataatgaaaattttttggtCCTGTTTGACTGTCATTAAATTTGTTTCTCTGCCTCTTGTGTTTATGATTTCATTTAGAAATTCTAAACACCTAAACTTGTATGGAAATTCTTTTTGACTTCATACTATAGAGGCTTATAATATTCCAAATTTGTTCAGTCAATCACgtctatttgttttttatatgaataaaggtatttttagaattttttatgcACTTTTTTTATCCTACtggttctttcttttatatatgcaTGGTGGTTGTGTAGATTGCAACTGAATTTTGAATATGTAAGTTCTTAGACTCATTTGTAAGgtaaattatgatatatattcaGAAttatattttgtccaaaataaaaataaaaattgctgaCCTAATAAAtatgtaagatttttttttctttttttgacaaaaGGATGTTAGAATTACTAAATATATTGTTTCTTATGACTTATGAGATGCCTTCCAAAAATGCTTAGACTTTTTTAACTTTAGACCCCTAAAAAAGTGTAAAATCCAAACTACAGTAAATGTAATTTACAAAAATGCTCTTATAAAAAAGAAGTAATAGTGGAGCAAAGTAAAAATCGTTCCAAAGTGAATTTTTTTACGGTAATTAAAGGTTTGCAAAAGTTTTATATCTAAAGCTAAGTTACTAGGTTAAATACAtaagtgcataataaatatatatattttatagtttaaaaaaaaaaaaaaaatccgctGATAGCGTAggaatttataaagataatgtgtgtttgtaaaacaaaaaagagaattgTTGAGaaattaaaagtgtttttttttttttttttgggctgagagagaaattaaaagttttaccatatattttttataaagcgATAAAGTTTCATGAATTTATAAGTTTAACGTTGCTACACAAATCTCAAATATGCgcagaaattaaaattgaagtACCATCGTTTTCACtacatatttattattgaaaacaattttgatgatttcattattattattttatttttttaggcgaaaattgttattttatacaCTTACCATAAAAACAAGGGcggtgagaaaaaaataaattaataaataataaaaaaaaaggagcccTGGCGAAACCTTTTGA includes the following:
- the LOC107403770 gene encoding agamous-like MADS-box protein AGL62; this translates as MIVRTNKTIKKTQGRQKIEIKKLENNSNKQVTFSKRRAGLFKKAGELSILCGAEVAAIVFSPNSKVFCYGHPSPETVIQRYIHSTTSSNTSNSSEAAVAAMASAAATSAERELVPMEEFNREYREAMKELEIEKKRAEEVKLAVEEKKSA
- the LOC107403759 gene encoding LOW QUALITY PROTEIN: transcription factor MYB62 (The sequence of the model RefSeq protein was modified relative to this genomic sequence to represent the inferred CDS: inserted 2 bases in 1 codon), which encodes MSTSSKSTTSCSEDDNELRRGPWTIEEDTLLIHYIAHHGEGRWNLLAKRSGLRRTGKSCSLSWLNYLKPDVKRSNLTLEEQLLILDLHGQQYLPGRTDNEIKNYWRTRAQKQAKHLKIDSKSTALQDIIRYFWMPRLLQKIEESSSSSSLPIQKSEIPLSLDNGTTQHSASAYAAQICPPPQISVQGDHLNADGXTNGLNIQEQISDWENCTISWIDSSESMNMSQISQFSECPQTSPFHVIASNAHNTLGKSYSNVNNGSSIDIYNDASLSASGMFENPAGDYHVEHNSWNDSDFLCSMWNMDELWQYRN